One stretch of Burkholderia pyrrocinia DNA includes these proteins:
- a CDS encoding AAA family ATPase, with the protein MDNNISCVIGENNTGKSAFLHAIRLCIDANLPSTYRSLSMRDISTAIDIGKPAEVLIGLEITDYAGKVNEEALAGAWSVESNRARLIYRFRPRPSIRERLAAADPTLGKLVLSDYQWELQGGGDAEINLAKIDWDEDVGFGIRFSDLQAFQVVFLPALRDVESDLRQPRSSPFVKLIEASAITDAEKQKLVTALEKANGTISSSDTITKLARAVDKSFNEVAGPAFEMTIDVGLAEPTFQSVVRALRLLLSNDAVTDADPSSNGLGVNNVLYIAILIEYFKRRLQQENSAGQLILFEEPEAHLHPQLQLSLYAALEGLPFQTILTTHSTHITAQAGLNKFVALTNVGTGCSHSSVPSACDNLSDDDVADLERYLDATKSGLLFARKVILVEGPAELLLIPALVNQVLGRDLDREGITVIPIYGVHFDVYAKLFSKYGLPKKCAIIADGDLTPSDAAESGLSEEEAPFNAPDLSRLESKYVKVFANATTFERAVTMYGNIEMFARTASSLGAVAVAAQLRRWREEWKTLEPGSDGAKELAERCRGKVLSTAKRYGKARFAQVAARNIATATSIPPYIREAVEWLSQP; encoded by the coding sequence TTGGACAACAATATCAGTTGCGTCATCGGGGAGAACAACACCGGCAAGTCTGCATTTCTCCATGCGATTCGGCTTTGCATAGACGCAAATCTCCCATCGACGTATCGTAGTTTGTCGATGCGCGATATATCAACCGCCATTGATATTGGCAAGCCTGCCGAGGTATTAATTGGCCTCGAAATAACTGACTATGCGGGGAAGGTTAACGAGGAAGCTCTCGCTGGAGCGTGGAGTGTTGAATCGAACCGAGCTCGTCTGATTTATCGTTTTCGGCCTCGGCCGAGCATCCGCGAACGACTGGCGGCCGCGGACCCAACCCTCGGAAAGCTTGTACTTTCTGACTATCAGTGGGAACTGCAAGGGGGAGGTGACGCCGAGATAAACCTCGCAAAAATTGATTGGGACGAAGATGTTGGGTTCGGGATCCGGTTCTCTGACCTCCAGGCCTTCCAGGTTGTATTTCTCCCGGCACTCCGTGATGTGGAGAGCGATCTCCGGCAACCTCGGTCGTCGCCCTTCGTGAAACTCATTGAGGCGTCTGCTATCACGGATGCAGAGAAGCAGAAGCTTGTCACTGCACTGGAAAAGGCGAACGGTACAATATCGTCGTCGGACACTATCACGAAGCTCGCCCGCGCCGTTGATAAGTCGTTCAATGAGGTCGCCGGCCCTGCGTTCGAAATGACCATTGATGTCGGCTTGGCAGAGCCTACATTTCAGTCAGTGGTGCGGGCGCTCCGGCTTCTGCTCTCCAATGACGCAGTCACTGATGCAGATCCAAGCTCGAATGGCCTTGGCGTTAACAATGTTCTCTACATCGCCATCCTCATCGAGTACTTTAAGCGACGACTCCAGCAAGAAAACTCAGCAGGGCAACTCATACTGTTCGAAGAACCGGAAGCCCATCTGCACCCTCAATTGCAACTCTCCCTCTACGCCGCGCTGGAAGGGCTGCCATTCCAGACTATTCTGACCACACACAGCACTCACATCACGGCACAGGCTGGGTTAAACAAATTCGTCGCGTTAACGAATGTTGGCACTGGATGCTCACACTCTTCGGTACCGTCTGCCTGCGACAACCTCTCCGACGATGATGTTGCTGACTTAGAACGCTATTTGGATGCAACCAAATCGGGCCTGCTTTTCGCAAGAAAGGTGATCTTGGTCGAGGGGCCCGCTGAACTGCTCTTGATTCCCGCCCTAGTGAACCAGGTACTGGGGCGCGACCTAGACCGTGAAGGCATTACCGTAATTCCCATCTACGGGGTTCACTTCGACGTCTACGCAAAGCTCTTCTCAAAGTATGGGCTACCGAAGAAATGTGCAATCATCGCCGATGGTGACCTAACGCCTTCAGACGCCGCCGAGTCGGGGCTCAGTGAAGAGGAGGCGCCGTTTAACGCGCCGGACCTCTCTAGACTCGAAAGCAAGTACGTAAAGGTGTTCGCGAATGCCACAACGTTTGAGCGTGCCGTTACGATGTATGGAAATATCGAGATGTTCGCACGGACGGCTTCATCGCTCGGTGCAGTCGCGGTGGCGGCACAACTGCGACGCTGGCGCGAGGAATGGAAAACGCTCGAACCTGGAAGTGACGGTGCGAAAGAGCTTGCCGAAAGATGCAGGGGCAAGGTCCTCAGCACGGCGAAGCGGTATGGGAAGGCTCGCTTCGCGCAAGTTGCAGCGCGAAACATCGCGACAGCAACATCCATTCCCCCGTATATCCGGGAAGCTGTTGAATGGTTGTCTCAACCATGA
- a CDS encoding tyrosine-type recombinase/integrase, translating to MESENVVVVHRVPWNKGKLTGQKPPLKLREIWAIRTRLQMASNIRELAMFNLAIDSKLRACDLTRLRVQDVRHGSQVASRATVMQQKTQRPVQFEITEQTRESLEAWVETRGLKAADFLFPSRIHTSPHLSTRQYARLVHGWVASIGLDDTAYGTHTMRRTKASLIYRRTKNLRAVQLLLGHTKLESTVRYLGIEVDDALEMAEQTEV from the coding sequence ATGGAATCCGAGAATGTCGTGGTTGTCCACCGCGTGCCGTGGAACAAGGGCAAGCTCACCGGGCAGAAGCCACCGTTAAAGCTTCGGGAAATCTGGGCGATCCGGACGAGACTTCAGATGGCGTCGAACATTCGTGAGCTCGCGATGTTCAATCTCGCGATTGATAGCAAGCTGCGGGCGTGCGACCTCACGCGGTTACGGGTCCAGGATGTCCGTCACGGAAGCCAAGTGGCGTCGAGAGCGACAGTCATGCAGCAGAAGACCCAGCGGCCGGTGCAATTTGAGATCACGGAACAGACTCGTGAGAGCCTCGAAGCGTGGGTCGAAACCCGGGGACTGAAGGCGGCGGATTTTCTGTTCCCGAGCCGGATTCATACGTCACCGCACCTGTCGACGCGGCAATATGCCCGGCTGGTACACGGCTGGGTCGCATCGATTGGCCTCGACGATACCGCATACGGTACCCACACGATGCGCCGCACGAAAGCTTCGCTGATCTACCGGCGGACAAAGAACCTTCGGGCGGTGCAGTTGCTGCTCGGACACACAAAGCTGGAAAGCACGGTTCGCTACCTGGGAATCGAGGTCGACGATGCCCTCGAGATGGCGGAGCAGACCGAGGTTTGA
- a CDS encoding phospholipase D family protein — MKLELSEKKMPGLYANRNHQRDFVRNALFDSARSACNVYIAVAFFTEASVVEELVASGCSVRLIVRLGFPTNPHALERLMTNPRVQMRYFTGHSFHPKLYIFGDEIAFVGSANLTGSAILTNQEIVVGIGRDDDRFADLSYIFSEYWEEARVLGDVDLKGYKQFFNKFQQHQAAAEQLGQQVLNQFGDFSPANITRDRPKLTSQGMYLEEFRKTYQESLSAFNIVRYAYEATGYRKADDSLIPLRLEIDSFISFVRERKAQGDAWRQAPLRSISDQIRIINDLVQEWSETPWEYFERTVVHETYPRLMEVFESHDSIENTLPEQLFDALCTLHSFHDRFRFFEGGMSTWKSTFVAINDAKKVRDSLTYLVFGTDSVEQRMANLIFNPQYKLAEFGRANVQELIGWCNREQLPVINGRTTKVLRFFGSEVAQL, encoded by the coding sequence GTGAAGCTCGAACTTTCAGAGAAAAAAATGCCTGGATTATATGCAAATCGCAATCACCAAAGGGACTTTGTCCGAAATGCACTGTTCGATTCAGCGCGTTCGGCATGCAACGTTTACATTGCTGTGGCGTTCTTTACCGAAGCCTCCGTCGTTGAAGAATTGGTTGCCTCAGGTTGCAGCGTTCGACTGATCGTTAGGTTGGGTTTTCCGACCAACCCGCACGCGTTGGAACGTCTGATGACAAATCCTCGCGTGCAGATGCGGTACTTCACCGGCCATAGCTTTCATCCGAAGCTATATATCTTTGGAGACGAGATTGCCTTCGTCGGCTCAGCGAACCTCACAGGATCGGCCATTCTGACCAATCAAGAGATCGTCGTGGGCATTGGTCGAGACGATGATCGATTCGCAGACCTCTCTTACATTTTTTCCGAGTATTGGGAGGAAGCGAGGGTATTGGGTGACGTTGATTTAAAGGGCTACAAGCAGTTCTTCAATAAATTTCAGCAGCACCAAGCAGCCGCGGAACAGCTAGGGCAACAGGTTCTTAACCAGTTCGGCGACTTCTCACCGGCGAACATCACTCGCGACAGACCCAAGTTAACAAGCCAAGGGATGTATCTCGAAGAGTTTCGCAAGACATACCAAGAGAGCCTATCTGCATTCAATATTGTCCGCTACGCGTACGAAGCTACTGGGTATAGGAAAGCCGACGATAGCCTTATCCCTTTGCGCCTTGAAATAGATTCATTCATCAGCTTCGTTCGTGAACGCAAAGCCCAAGGCGATGCATGGCGGCAGGCGCCACTTCGTTCTATCTCGGACCAAATACGGATAATCAATGATCTCGTGCAAGAATGGAGTGAGACGCCTTGGGAGTACTTCGAGCGTACAGTAGTACACGAGACCTATCCTCGACTCATGGAAGTATTTGAATCACATGATTCAATCGAGAATACGCTGCCAGAACAACTGTTCGACGCCCTGTGTACCCTGCACTCGTTCCATGATAGATTTAGATTCTTCGAGGGTGGAATGTCAACTTGGAAGTCCACGTTTGTGGCGATCAATGACGCTAAAAAGGTTCGTGACTCTCTGACATATCTTGTGTTTGGGACTGATAGCGTCGAGCAACGAATGGCCAATTTAATTTTCAATCCACAATACAAACTCGCCGAATTCGGGCGCGCAAATGTCCAAGAATTGATCGGCTGGTGTAATCGTGAGCAACTTCCGGTCATCAATGGACGAACAACCAAGGTTCTTCGATTTTTCGGGTCGGAAGTCGCTCAACTGTGA
- a CDS encoding trypsin-like peptidase domain-containing protein — MVRQTLARAVLRTALIGGVFAGFLLPPPAAMAGTLAPPVKPAMKERPAAAPYAMPVDFPAIVDRYGPAVVTIMTAAPDQQAGGPSFAMLDPDDPLAAFFRRGAPAPAQGSQAPPPDTALRAVSGSGSGFIVSADGLILTSAHVVDDATDVTVRLTDRREFKATVLAVDPQSDVAVLRVSGTKLPFVRVGDSAKVRAGEPVMTIGAPDGSGNTVTAGIVSATSHRLPDGSAFPFFETDIAPNPDNSGGPVFNRAGDVIGIAVQVYTGADRYASMTFAIPIAFAAKVRAQLQTQMQAQQAQAQAQAQGAPSVNAFGVDVQDVGIGLAAAFGLPRPAGALVNGVAPGSPAAAAGVKPGDVIVKLGDKPIGRSAELNDLAAALSPGEKVSLRVIRKRAPVMLTITGADDAAGSAGTTVGMVAPKAAARPGPGAGEGGDRLGLTMHALSDDERRSTGLAVGMMVDAVHGPAARAGIQPGDVVLEINDTLLETPDDVQSLEANGTVIALLIQRNNARKFVSVRVR; from the coding sequence GTGGTTCGCCAGACGCTTGCTCGCGCCGTGCTTCGCACCGCGTTGATCGGCGGCGTGTTTGCCGGTTTCTTGCTACCGCCGCCAGCGGCCATGGCGGGGACCCTCGCACCGCCCGTCAAACCTGCCATGAAGGAAAGGCCGGCCGCCGCGCCTTACGCGATGCCGGTCGATTTTCCGGCGATCGTCGATCGCTACGGCCCGGCGGTCGTGACCATCATGACCGCCGCGCCCGACCAGCAGGCCGGCGGACCGTCCTTCGCGATGCTCGATCCCGACGATCCGCTCGCCGCGTTCTTCCGGCGCGGCGCGCCGGCGCCCGCGCAGGGCTCGCAGGCGCCGCCGCCCGACACGGCGCTGCGTGCGGTATCGGGCAGCGGCTCGGGCTTCATCGTCAGCGCCGACGGCCTGATCCTGACGTCCGCGCACGTGGTCGACGATGCGACCGACGTGACGGTGCGGCTCACCGACCGCCGCGAATTCAAGGCGACGGTGCTGGCCGTCGATCCGCAAAGCGATGTCGCCGTGTTGCGTGTCAGCGGAACGAAGCTGCCGTTCGTGCGTGTCGGCGATTCGGCGAAGGTGCGTGCGGGCGAACCGGTGATGACGATCGGCGCGCCGGACGGATCGGGCAATACGGTCACGGCCGGCATCGTCAGCGCGACGTCGCACCGGCTGCCGGACGGCAGCGCGTTTCCGTTCTTCGAAACCGATATCGCGCCAAATCCCGACAACTCGGGCGGCCCCGTGTTCAATCGCGCGGGCGACGTGATCGGTATTGCGGTGCAGGTCTATACGGGCGCTGACCGCTACGCGAGCATGACGTTCGCGATCCCGATCGCGTTCGCGGCAAAGGTGCGTGCGCAGCTACAGACGCAGATGCAGGCGCAACAGGCGCAGGCTCAGGCTCAGGCGCAGGGCGCGCCGTCAGTCAACGCGTTCGGCGTCGACGTGCAGGATGTCGGCATCGGGCTGGCCGCGGCGTTCGGGCTGCCGCGTCCGGCGGGCGCGCTCGTCAACGGCGTCGCGCCCGGCTCGCCGGCCGCCGCGGCCGGCGTGAAGCCCGGCGACGTGATCGTGAAGCTGGGCGACAAGCCGATCGGCCGCTCGGCCGAACTGAACGACCTGGCCGCCGCGCTGTCACCCGGCGAGAAGGTGTCGCTGCGGGTGATTCGCAAGCGCGCGCCGGTGATGCTGACGATCACGGGCGCCGACGACGCGGCCGGCAGCGCGGGCACGACAGTCGGCATGGTTGCGCCGAAGGCCGCTGCACGGCCGGGGCCGGGGGCGGGCGAAGGCGGCGATCGCCTGGGGCTGACGATGCATGCGCTGAGCGACGACGAGCGCCGCTCGACGGGGCTCGCTGTCGGGATGATGGTGGACGCGGTGCACGGCCCGGCAGCGAGGGCGGGCATCCAGCCGGGCGATGTCGTGCTCGAGATCAACGACACGCTGCTCGAGACGCCGGACGACGTGCAGTCGCTCGAAGCGAACGGCACCGTGATCGCGCTGCTGATCCAGCGTAATAACGCGAGGAAGTTCGTGTCGGTGCGGGTGCGGTAG
- a CDS encoding PLP-dependent aminotransferase family protein, whose translation MTTVLPSGDSPLLPLDAPLARTPGAPSLQRQLLRRVRDAILGGAMPAGTRLPGTRALAETLGVSRNTTAAVYEQLVAEGFLQSDRRGTRVVGLSRPGPPRRRAAPPAVAQRLGRIRPSLVGRGESEGFRPGVPALSHFPVDAWRHAIDRALRRAARDLLAYGDPLGERALRESIARHLAVTRGVRCDPEQIVITEGAQGAIALCAQLLTNPGETVWVEEPGYRGARTAMQAADLDVVPMPVDAEGLRAEEDDWCERTPRLVYTTPSNQFPTGAVLSISRRLALIDAARRHRAWIIEDDYDSEFRHTGEPIGAMHGLAPDSPVVYLGSFSKTMFPALRIGFLVLPEALLTAVRSVLPEMLRGGTRHVQLALADFIETGEYGRHLGRMRRLYRDRRRLLLAALDGSLSVPHQVEGGPCGLHLALRLPARYRDRAIVDAARAHGIGPFPLSGFSIHAESAANGLVLGFGNTSADAFEPMLRTLSAIAERVGGD comes from the coding sequence ATGACGACTGTCTTGCCTTCCGGCGACTCTCCGTTGCTGCCGCTCGACGCGCCGCTGGCGCGCACGCCCGGCGCGCCTTCGCTGCAGCGCCAGTTGCTGCGCCGCGTGCGCGACGCGATTCTCGGCGGCGCGATGCCCGCCGGCACGCGGCTGCCCGGCACACGCGCGCTGGCCGAGACGCTCGGCGTGTCGCGCAACACGACGGCCGCCGTCTACGAGCAGCTCGTCGCCGAAGGCTTCCTGCAGTCCGACCGCCGCGGCACGCGCGTGGTCGGGCTGTCGCGGCCGGGGCCGCCGCGCCGGCGTGCCGCGCCGCCGGCCGTCGCGCAGCGGCTCGGCCGGATTCGCCCGAGCCTCGTCGGCCGCGGCGAATCGGAGGGCTTCCGGCCGGGCGTGCCCGCGCTGTCGCATTTCCCGGTGGATGCGTGGCGGCACGCGATCGACCGCGCGCTGCGCCGTGCCGCCCGCGACTTGCTCGCCTATGGCGATCCGCTCGGCGAACGCGCGCTGCGCGAATCGATCGCGCGTCACCTGGCCGTGACGCGCGGCGTGCGCTGCGATCCCGAGCAGATCGTGATCACCGAAGGCGCGCAGGGTGCGATTGCGCTGTGCGCGCAGTTGCTGACGAACCCGGGCGAGACGGTGTGGGTCGAGGAGCCCGGCTATCGCGGCGCGCGCACCGCGATGCAGGCGGCCGACCTCGATGTCGTGCCGATGCCGGTCGACGCCGAAGGGCTGCGCGCGGAAGAGGACGACTGGTGCGAGCGGACGCCGCGCCTCGTCTATACGACGCCGTCGAACCAGTTTCCGACCGGCGCCGTGCTGTCGATCTCGCGCCGGCTCGCGCTGATCGATGCCGCGCGCCGGCATCGCGCGTGGATCATCGAGGACGACTACGACAGCGAATTCCGCCACACCGGCGAGCCGATCGGCGCGATGCACGGGCTCGCGCCCGATTCGCCGGTGGTCTACCTCGGCTCGTTCAGCAAGACGATGTTTCCGGCGCTGCGGATCGGCTTTCTGGTGCTGCCCGAGGCGTTGCTGACCGCCGTGCGGTCGGTGTTGCCGGAGATGCTGCGCGGCGGGACGCGCCACGTGCAGCTCGCGCTGGCGGATTTCATCGAGACAGGCGAGTACGGCCGGCATCTGGGGCGGATGCGTCGGTTGTATCGCGACCGGCGGCGGTTGCTGCTCGCCGCGCTCGACGGCAGCCTGAGCGTGCCGCACCAGGTCGAGGGCGGGCCGTGCGGATTGCATCTCGCGCTGCGGCTGCCCGCGCGTTACCGCGACCGCGCGATCGTCGACGCGGCGCGCGCGCATGGCATCGGCCCGTTTCCGCTGTCGGGGTTTTCGATTCATGCGGAGTCGGCGGCCAACGGGCTCGTGCTCGGTTTCGGCAATACGTCGGCCGATGCGTTCGAGCCGATGTTGCGGACGTTGTCGGCGATCGCGGAGCGGGTCGGCGGGGATTGA
- a CDS encoding GNAT family N-acetyltransferase: MSTLTNAFQQPIGHPVPDWSARPRPERIVLEGRYCRLEPLDAERHAADLYAAYAQAPDGSDWTYLAHGPYADESGYRDYARGAQASADPLHYTVIDVATGRAVGTLALMRIDPANGVIEVGSVTFSPLLKRTPVSTEAQYLLMKYAFDTLGYRRYEWKCDDLNAPSRKAAARLGFRYEGTFRQAIVYKGRSRDTAWYSIVDGEWPAVRAAFDAWLAPENFDAQGEQRRSLTAIRHAQANARDAAARANDATRVTVRPLVAADEAAWRPLWQGYQKFYDTALSDAVFATTWARLMDPAEPMFVLGAFDASGALVGIVHSIYHRSCWTEGPYCYLQDLYTAPDARGQGAGGALIEAVYERAREAGASRVYWLTHETNTTARALYDRLANNAGFIQYRHDLKK, from the coding sequence TTGTCCACGCTCACCAACGCCTTCCAGCAACCCATCGGCCACCCCGTTCCCGACTGGTCCGCGCGCCCACGCCCCGAGCGCATCGTGCTCGAGGGCCGCTACTGCCGGCTCGAGCCGCTCGACGCCGAGCGTCACGCGGCCGACCTGTATGCGGCCTACGCGCAGGCGCCCGACGGCAGCGACTGGACCTATCTCGCGCACGGGCCGTACGCCGACGAGTCGGGCTACCGCGACTACGCGCGCGGCGCGCAGGCAAGCGCCGATCCGCTGCACTACACGGTGATCGACGTTGCCACGGGCCGTGCGGTCGGCACGCTCGCGCTGATGCGCATCGATCCGGCCAACGGCGTGATCGAGGTCGGCTCCGTCACGTTCTCGCCGCTGCTCAAGCGCACGCCCGTGTCGACCGAAGCGCAGTACCTGCTGATGAAGTATGCGTTCGACACGCTCGGCTACCGGCGCTACGAATGGAAGTGCGACGACCTGAACGCGCCGTCGCGTAAGGCGGCCGCGCGGCTCGGCTTCCGCTACGAAGGCACGTTCCGGCAGGCGATCGTCTACAAGGGCCGCAGTCGCGACACCGCGTGGTATTCGATCGTCGACGGCGAATGGCCGGCTGTACGCGCCGCGTTCGACGCGTGGCTCGCGCCGGAGAACTTCGACGCACAGGGCGAGCAGCGCCGGTCGCTCACCGCGATCCGCCACGCGCAGGCGAACGCGCGCGACGCGGCCGCCCGCGCGAACGACGCGACGCGCGTCACGGTGCGCCCGCTCGTCGCCGCCGACGAAGCTGCGTGGCGCCCGCTGTGGCAGGGTTATCAGAAGTTCTACGACACCGCGCTGAGCGATGCCGTGTTCGCGACGACGTGGGCGCGCCTGATGGATCCCGCCGAGCCGATGTTCGTGCTCGGTGCATTCGACGCATCGGGCGCGCTGGTCGGGATTGTGCATTCGATCTACCACCGCTCGTGCTGGACCGAAGGGCCGTACTGCTACCTGCAGGACCTGTACACGGCGCCCGACGCACGCGGGCAAGGCGCGGGCGGCGCGCTGATCGAGGCCGTGTACGAACGCGCCCGCGAAGCCGGCGCGAGCCGCGTGTACTGGCTCACGCATGAAACCAACACGACCGCGCGCGCGCTGTACGACAGGCTCGCGAACAATGCCGGGTTCATCCAGTACCGGCACGATCTGAAGAAGTAG
- a CDS encoding DUF3331 domain-containing protein, which produces MPNTMESPICEEDVSCEAPASGEHDAMPLHGGGVGHPLVTIGPAPVRGHAAAAMSPLRPQLFVTVLEAGDDGLLIRWVESGRCHYGEQRWRLRVALQPGRCAISGRPIEPGEPVFRPVRRPVPANGDEMICPASVPCAAGAARADVVPEDDASRDPADVLD; this is translated from the coding sequence ATGCCGAACACCATGGAAAGCCCGATCTGCGAAGAAGATGTGTCGTGCGAAGCGCCGGCATCTGGCGAACACGATGCGATGCCACTGCACGGCGGCGGCGTCGGGCATCCGCTCGTGACGATCGGCCCCGCGCCGGTTCGGGGGCATGCCGCAGCCGCGATGTCGCCGTTGCGCCCGCAACTGTTCGTCACGGTGCTGGAGGCCGGCGATGACGGGTTGCTGATTCGCTGGGTCGAGAGCGGCCGTTGCCATTACGGCGAGCAGCGCTGGCGCCTGCGTGTCGCATTGCAGCCGGGCCGCTGTGCGATCTCGGGGCGGCCGATCGAGCCCGGCGAGCCGGTGTTCCGGCCGGTGCGGCGGCCCGTGCCCGCGAATGGCGACGAGATGATCTGTCCGGCGTCGGTGCCGTGCGCGGCCGGTGCGGCGCGGGCGGACGTTGTGCCCGAGGACGACGCTTCACGGGACCCGGCCGACGTTCTCGACTGA
- a CDS encoding GNAT family N-acetyltransferase gives MPTASPADATLPLDSVWSTFLHRKAAVRTFIAGYCAARDRRDAPLHDSPDGHVVQFDGGMGRPFEHFMIEGAPVCSDGPFAVGAWITRYGAAPLPPALQGRTRRLSDEHFMAADIGVLSGDDALAKALACRTSGDIDAFNASAPFPPFRPNPAAFLFTQRLDGQIAATARYGFASARDIVVDRVGTADAYRRRGLAMQLLAAIVAHARQRGARRVWLVSTEAGQPLYRAAGFTPLAPVAVDEVVA, from the coding sequence ATGCCGACTGCCTCCCCCGCTGACGCCACGCTTCCGCTCGACTCGGTCTGGTCGACCTTCCTCCACCGCAAGGCCGCCGTGCGCACCTTCATCGCCGGGTACTGCGCCGCGCGCGACCGGCGCGACGCGCCGCTGCACGACAGCCCGGACGGCCACGTCGTACAGTTCGATGGCGGCATGGGCCGGCCTTTCGAGCATTTCATGATCGAGGGCGCGCCCGTGTGCAGCGACGGCCCGTTCGCCGTCGGCGCATGGATCACGCGCTATGGCGCCGCACCGCTGCCGCCCGCGCTGCAAGGCAGGACGCGCCGGCTGTCGGACGAGCATTTCATGGCCGCCGATATCGGCGTGCTGTCCGGCGACGACGCCCTCGCGAAAGCACTCGCCTGTCGCACGTCGGGCGACATCGACGCGTTCAATGCGAGCGCCCCATTTCCGCCGTTCCGGCCGAATCCGGCCGCGTTCCTGTTCACGCAACGGCTGGACGGGCAAATCGCGGCCACCGCGCGCTACGGCTTCGCGTCGGCGCGCGATATCGTCGTCGACCGGGTCGGGACGGCGGACGCATACCGGCGCCGTGGCCTCGCAATGCAGTTGCTCGCCGCGATCGTCGCGCACGCGCGCCAACGTGGCGCGCGGCGTGTGTGGCTCGTGTCGACCGAGGCCGGTCAGCCGCTGTACCGCGCCGCCGGATTCACGCCGCTCGCGCCGGTCGCGGTGGACGAAGTCGTCGCCTGA
- a CDS encoding 2,3-butanediol dehydrogenase, whose amino-acid sequence MKAAVWRGRHDIRVEEVPVPERPPAGWVTIRVHWCGICGSDLHEYVAGPVFIPVDAPHPLTGLKGQCILGHEFSGEIAELGAGVTGFAVGDRVTADACQHCGTCWYCRHGLYNICENLAFTGLMNNGAFAEYVNVPAELLYKLPDNFPTEAGALIEPLAVGLHAVKKAGNIVGQTVVVVGAGTIGLCTIMCAKAAGAGRVIALEMSAARKQKALEVGASVVIDPKTSDAIAEVKALTGGYGADVSFECIGHTATAKLAIDVIRKAGKSVMVGIFEEPTSFNFFDIVSTEKEVIGSLAYNGEFADVIRFIADGRIDVQPLITGRIALGDIVTQGFEELVNHKDRNVKIIVQPAVA is encoded by the coding sequence ATGAAAGCCGCCGTCTGGCGCGGCCGCCACGACATCCGCGTCGAAGAGGTTCCCGTTCCGGAGCGCCCGCCGGCCGGCTGGGTCACGATTCGCGTGCACTGGTGCGGCATCTGCGGCTCCGATCTGCACGAATACGTCGCGGGCCCCGTGTTCATCCCGGTCGATGCGCCGCATCCGCTGACGGGCCTGAAGGGCCAGTGCATCCTCGGCCACGAGTTCAGCGGCGAGATCGCCGAACTCGGCGCGGGCGTGACGGGCTTCGCGGTCGGCGACCGCGTGACGGCCGACGCGTGCCAGCATTGCGGCACCTGCTGGTATTGCAGGCACGGGCTGTACAACATCTGCGAAAACCTCGCGTTCACCGGGCTGATGAACAACGGCGCGTTCGCCGAATACGTGAACGTGCCGGCCGAGCTGCTGTACAAGCTGCCCGACAACTTCCCGACCGAAGCCGGCGCGCTGATCGAACCGCTCGCGGTCGGGCTGCACGCGGTGAAGAAGGCCGGCAACATCGTCGGGCAGACCGTCGTCGTGGTCGGCGCGGGCACGATCGGCCTGTGCACGATCATGTGCGCGAAGGCCGCCGGCGCCGGGCGCGTGATCGCGCTCGAAATGTCGGCCGCGCGCAAGCAGAAGGCGCTGGAAGTCGGCGCGAGCGTCGTCATCGATCCGAAGACGTCCGACGCGATCGCGGAAGTCAAGGCGCTGACGGGCGGCTACGGCGCCGACGTGTCGTTCGAGTGCATCGGGCACACGGCCACCGCGAAGCTGGCGATCGACGTGATCCGCAAGGCCGGCAAGTCGGTGATGGTCGGCATCTTCGAGGAGCCGACGTCGTTCAACTTCTTCGACATCGTGTCGACCGAGAAGGAAGTGATCGGCTCGCTCGCATACAACGGCGAATTCGCGGACGTGATCCGCTTCATCGCGGACGGCCGCATCGACGTGCAGCCGCTCATCACCGGACGCATCGCGCTCGGCGACATCGTCACGCAAGGCTTCGAAGAACTGGTCAACCACAAGGACCGGAACGTGAAGATCATCGTCCAGCCTGCCGTCGCCTGA